The Thermococcus sp. EP1 genome includes a region encoding these proteins:
- a CDS encoding 30S ribosomal protein S17e, whose translation MGNIKQGFIKRTARELFDRYPNEFTRDFEHNKKKVEELTNITSKTIRNRIAGYVTRLVTLKEEGKIL comes from the coding sequence ATGGGAAACATTAAGCAAGGTTTCATTAAGAGAACTGCGAGGGAGCTGTTTGATAGGTATCCAAATGAATTCACAAGAGATTTTGAGCACAACAAAAAGAAAGTTGAGGAACTCACAAATATCACAAGCAAGACCATAAGGAACAGGATAGCAGGATATGTTACAAGGCTCGTAACGCTTAAAGAAGAAGGAAAGATCCTTTAA